In the Candidatus Methylomirabilota bacterium genome, GAACCCGGCCGGCGTCACGGCGCCGCCGTCCCCGCGGCTCGCGTACGCGATCGCGCCGAGCGCCCTCAGGTCGTTGCGCTCGCCGCCGGTGCCGACGAAGACGCCCGCGCGTGGCGATCGGAGCGCCTCGCGCGCGTGGGCCGCGACGACGGCGCCGCCCGCCGCGCGCACGCCGAGGACGACGCTCCGGGGCTCGAGCGCGTCGAGCCCCGCCTCGGCGCGGAACGCCTCGAGCGCCGCGGGATCCGCCAGCGTCGCCGCCATCTGGCTCGGCAGGCCCTCGGGATCGAAGTGCGTGATGCGGCGGACGCCCGAGATGCCGGCGAGCGCCGCCTTCCAGAACGCGTCGCGGCCGGCGCCGATCGGCGTGACCACGTCGAGGCCGGTCACGACGACGCGC is a window encoding:
- a CDS encoding beta-ketoacyl synthase N-terminal-like domain-containing protein yields the protein MTGLDVVTPIGAGRDAFWKAALAGISGVRRITHFDPEGLPSQMAATLADPAALEAFRAEAGLDALEPRSVVLGVRAAGGAVVAAHAREALRSPRAGVFVGTGGERNDLRALGAIAYASRGDGGAVTPAGF